The proteins below are encoded in one region of Carassius auratus strain Wakin unplaced genomic scaffold, ASM336829v1 scaf_tig00217392, whole genome shotgun sequence:
- the LOC113100866 gene encoding butyrophilin subfamily 1 member A1-like produces MKTHETLETLRRALTQLKDTIDEKLTLTVSTELKWMQQYAVDVALDPDTANPYLILTVDGKQVRHGDIRQKLPDKPERFDRGACVLGKEGFSSGRFYFEVAGEGKD; encoded by the exons ATGAAGACTCATGAGACTCTGGAGACTCTGAGGAGAGCTCTGACTCAACTGAAGGACACTATAGATGAGAAACTCACACTAACTG TCTCTACAGAGCTGAAGTGGATGCAGCAGTATGCAG tggaTGTGGCTCTGGATCCTGATACAGCTAATCCATATCTCATTCTGACTGTTGATGGAAAACAAGTGAGACATGGAGACATTAGACAGAAACTCCCAGACAAACCAGAGAGATTTGATAGAGGTGCCTGTGTCTTGGGAAAGGAGGGATTCTCCTcagggagattttattttgaggtgGCAGGTGAAGGGAAAGACTGA